The genomic interval GGCGTTTCGCGCAGGCCATCGCGCGCGGGATCATCGCCCGCCCAGCGGATCATGGTCCGAACGGCTTCCTCGACCTCCGCCTGCTCCGGCCGGTCGGTCGGCGCCTGGGCGATAGCAACGCGTTCCAGCCTTCGCGCGTGTTGGCTCATATTGTCGTCTCCCCTTGGACCGGACGCAACGGCATGTCGCCCGGTTACTCGAGGGTTGGACGGCGCCGACAGCAAAAGGTTCCCAAAAATTCTCGGAAGAAACGAGAAAGACTAGCCCGCCGCGACCTTCCGCAGATCGAGCACGGCCTGCGCCCATTCGGCAGGCCGCTCCTGCGGCAAATTGTGACCGGCATCCGGGAAGACGCGCCGTTCGAAGAAGTTCTCGAACTTGCTGATGTGATGGGCGGTGCCTGGATTGACGCCGTCGGAATCGCCGTCGATCGCAATCGTCGGCACGCGGATCGGGGGCTGCGCGGCGAGCCGCTGCTCGAGGCCAGCGTAAGCGGGGTCGCCCTCGACCAGCGCGTAGCGATGCCGGTAGGAGTGGATCACGACATCGACGAAATCCGGATTGTCGAAGGAACCCGCACTGCGCGCGAAGGTCGCCTCGTCAAATGCCCATGTCGGCGACCACATCGTCCAGAGCTGGCGGGCAAAGCCGGCCCGGTTGCGCTCGAGCGCACGGCGGCCGCGTTCGTTGTGAAAGAGATATTGATACCAGAGCGCGGCCTCTTCCGGCGGCGAGGCTGGCTCCATCGAGCGTGCGATGTTCTGGATGTTGTAGGAATTGCCGGAGACGAGCCCGACCACGCGCTCCGGATGGAGCGCCGAGACGATACAGGCCGCGCGGCCGCCCCAGTCGTAGCCGCCGACCAGCGCGCGCTCGATTCCGAGCGCATCCATGAAGGCCAGCAGGTCGGCCCCGAGCGCCGCCTGCTCGCCGGAGCGCAGCGTCGAGGGGAAACGAAACCGCGTCGGCCCGTAGCCGCGCAGCCACGGTACCAGCACCCGCGCGCCGGCCTGTGCGATGATCGGCGCGGTCTCAGTGTAGGCATGGACGTCGTAGGGAAAACCATGGCCGAGGATACAGGGCCAGCCGTCAGACGGACCGTATTCGCGATAGGCGATGTCGAGGACGGCGGTCGTCACGGACTTCGCTTGCATGAACGTGCCGATCCCCAAGATTACCGTGAGATTACCGCTGCGGCCCGGACAGCGAGATGTCGCGCTCGGCGCGGAACACGTTGCTGTAGAGGTTGGCGATCCACTGCCGGCCGATCTCGGTCTTGTTGAGATAGCCGATCTCGGTCTGGATGTGCGGCGCGACGCTGTCCCAATAGAATTGCGGATAGCGATTCACGATGTCGGCGGGCGAGTCGTAGCCGAGCTGGCGGTTCATGCCGACTTCCTCGAACTCGTAATAGAGCGCATTGGCCTTGCGCAGATAGTTGGGATCGCCGAGTTGGCCGATGAAATCCGCCGCGCGCAGGATCGAGGCATCCTCGTCATAATCCTGGCCTTCGCGCGCCGGAAACCGCGTGCCTTCGATGGCCCGCGCAATACGCTCGGGGTCAACACCGGGTATCGGCGCCAGCCGCTGCATCACATAAAGCTTGGAGCGGTCGACGTGGTACATCATCAGACCGGCATCCGAGGCGCCGCGCGGCAACGATGTCTTGGCGCCGGACTCATCGATCAGAAAACCGTCTTCATCATCCTCCTTGAACAGACCGCGCACATAGCCGATGTCGTGGGCGAGACAGGCGATCAGGATATGCGTGTAATCGTCCCCTGACAGGTGCGCGTGGAGATGGCGGCCTTGGAGAATCGCCAGGCCCGCGAGCGTCACCAGCATCGTGTGCTCGAAATTGTGGTAAAGCGCATCGCTGTTGCCGATGCACTCCATCGTCGTGCGCGTCGCGCTCTCCAGAACCTTTGCGAAGGACTCGTCGTATCGGCGGCGCATGAACGAGCCCAGCAACTTCTCCAAGGACTCGGCCGCCAGTCTCGGTAACGTCATCATGGATGCAGCCCCGCTGTCGGTGGCGTCCCGCCAACTCCTGCCGTCTCGTTTCTTTTTCGCCCTCGGGCAGCATAGCGCATCTTCGGGCGGCTGACCAAACCTCCGGGTCTCGCAACCGGGAAGATACGGAAGTATGTTGCAGCTCCGGCAGACCACGAGAAGCATAGCCGCTACACGCCGTCGCGCAAACCCGTCAGACTTCGCGGGGTAAAATGACATTGCTGTCAGTGACGGATCGACCAAATTGGTCGTCCGCTCCATTTGCTGCATCCACGGACGCGGGATTGTCCCGAGCTTCTCCTTGGTCAACGTAAGGGACAGCCCAGCCTCGGCCCGAGCAGATCGCCCGCCGCGGTCACTCGCTTGTCCACGCGGTCTTAGGCGCCTCGCCGGTGCGGTGCGGTAAGCGCCGTCGTCCCGGGCAGACAACCGCGGCAGCCCGGCCGCTAACCATGCAGGGTGTAGCCAAGCGCGAGAAACTTGATCTTGGGCGGGTTCCCAAATAGCAACGAAAGATGGTGCCGAAGTGAGGAATTCACGATGTGGCTAATCTTCGTGCTGGTTTGGTTAGGCCTTCTGGTGGTGATCGGGGTCTTCGCGCAGCAGGCCTTCGGTTACGATTTTGCGCATCTTTCGGCATCCGTCTCCGCGCTCCCCCTGGCGCAGCGCTATGCGCTCGGCGGCCTCCTGGTCATGGCCCTGCTGCTGATCGGGGCGAGCATCCTCCAGGCCTACCGGCTCTCACGCCAGGACAAGAGCCTGAAGACGCTGCGCGACCGTCTTAGGAATACCCGCGAAGACGTCGTGGTGGCGCACGCGCTACAGAACCACCTCGATGCGACCGTCCAGCATCTGATCGAGAGCGATCCGCGGGAAGCGGTCTCGTCACTGGAAAAGAAGCTGTCCGAGATCGAGCAGCGAGCCGTTCTGCAGCAGAGCCGCAACCAGTCCACCGACATGCACGACCAGCTCGCGGAAATCCGCCGCCGCCAGCAGAGCCTGCGCGAGATGGTCGGCAGGGTTGCCGCAGAGCGGCGCGCGATCGAGCCTGTTTTCACCGAGATCAAGGACCGGCAGCATCAGATCGAGCGGGCGCTGACGGATATCGAGACCGACGACAGGAAGGCCAATCTCGCCGATCGCCTGAAGGAGCTGGACCGCGACGCCTCGGGGCTGCTGGCGCGGGTTGGCTCCGTGCAGGACTCCTTCACGACGCTCAACCGCTTCAAGGAAGAGTTCGTCAAGTCGCACGCCGAGCTCGTACCCTTACGGGCGCCCGAGGCCGGCATCAACACCCTGATCGGCGAGCTTCGCCTCAACCGCGATGCGCTTGCAAAAGTCCTCGACGAGCTGGAATCGACCGGCGACGACGCGCTGAGCTCGCGGGTAGAAGCGCTTTCCAGGGGCAAGCTCGAGATCGAGCAGCGGGTCGCGCGCGTCGAGGACAATCACAATATTCTCAACGCGATCCGCATGGATTTCGAAGAGCTACGCGAGCGCCAGGCGCATCTGCATCGCGCGCTTTCCGAGGTCGAGACCGACGCCAACGGCAAGAGCCTTGTCGACCGGCAGAACGCGCTGAACGATTTCGTCGTCCAGTCCCGCATACGCCTGCGGACGCTGCAGGACACGCTCGGGACGCTAAACGGCTTCAAGGACGAGCTGTCGAAATCGCAGTCCGACCTCGTGCCGCTACAGGCGCCGGTGTTCGGCATCGAAGCCCTGATCGCGGAGGTGCATCGCATCCGCGATCTCCTTGCCAGGACCGTCAGCGAAATCGAGCAGCATGGCGAGGCGGCTCTCAGCACCCGCGTGGAAGCGCTGTCCGTGAGCAAGCGCGAGATCGAGGGGCGGCTTGCGCAGATCTTTGAGAACTTCGGCACGCTCGAGGCGCTGCGGAAGGATATCGGCGGGATCTTTACGACGATCCGGAATTCGCTGAACAGGATCGGGTAAGGTCCCCCGTGTCGTCGCGGACAAGCGCACCCTAAAGCGCGCGCCCCCCTACTCCACCAGCAACACGTCCACTGCGACGCCGAGCTTCTGCTTCGGCGAGCCGACGATGATGCCGTCAACCGGCGAGACGTCGGAAAAATCGCGGCCGACCGCGAGCACGATGTGATCGTTGGCGACCAGCAGGTCGTTGGTCGGGTCGAGCCCGACCCAGCCGAGCTCGGCGCCGCACCACAGCGACACCCAGGCATGGGTGGCGTCGGCGCCCTGCAGGCGCGGCTGGCCGGGCGGCGGGATGGTGCGCAAGTAACCGCTGACATAGGCCGCGGGCAGCCCGAGCCCGCGCAGGCCTGCGATCATCACATGGGCAAAATCCTGGCAGACGCCGTGGCGGTTGTCGAAGACCTCCTTCAGCGGCGTCGAGATCACCGTGGCCTTCGGGTCGTAGCGGAATTCGGTGCGGATGCGGTGCATCAGGTCGATGGCGCCGGCGAGGATGCCCACCCCGGGC from Bradyrhizobium arachidis carries:
- a CDS encoding alpha/beta fold hydrolase → MQAKSVTTAVLDIAYREYGPSDGWPCILGHGFPYDVHAYTETAPIIAQAGARVLVPWLRGYGPTRFRFPSTLRSGEQAALGADLLAFMDALGIERALVGGYDWGGRAACIVSALHPERVVGLVSGNSYNIQNIARSMEPASPPEEAALWYQYLFHNERGRRALERNRAGFARQLWTMWSPTWAFDEATFARSAGSFDNPDFVDVVIHSYRHRYALVEGDPAYAGLEQRLAAQPPIRVPTIAIDGDSDGVNPGTAHHISKFENFFERRVFPDAGHNLPQERPAEWAQAVLDLRKVAAG
- a CDS encoding metal-dependent phosphohydrolase, translating into MMTLPRLAAESLEKLLGSFMRRRYDESFAKVLESATRTTMECIGNSDALYHNFEHTMLVTLAGLAILQGRHLHAHLSGDDYTHILIACLAHDIGYVRGLFKEDDEDGFLIDESGAKTSLPRGASDAGLMMYHVDRSKLYVMQRLAPIPGVDPERIARAIEGTRFPAREGQDYDEDASILRAADFIGQLGDPNYLRKANALYYEFEEVGMNRQLGYDSPADIVNRYPQFYWDSVAPHIQTEIGYLNKTEIGRQWIANLYSNVFRAERDISLSGPQR
- a CDS encoding transglutaminase family protein, with product MIYDIRHVTTYSYESPVSFARCTLRLEPKSGDGQELISHSVEIRPRPADRTARRDFFGTLTESVVIEVAHRNLRIDSRSRVSVSRQPPARDAFSPPWEGIRDIAFEATSLGPSSPVGYVFASPLVPVLRAVSAYAASSFAPGVGILAGAIDLMHRIRTEFRYDPKATVISTPLKEVFDNRHGVCQDFAHVMIAGLRGLGLPAAYVSGYLRTIPPPGQPRLQGADATHAWVSLWCGAELGWVGLDPTNDLLVANDHIVLAVGRDFSDVSPVDGIIVGSPKQKLGVAVDVLLVE